From Megalopta genalis isolate 19385.01 unplaced genomic scaffold, iyMegGena1_principal scaffold0244, whole genome shotgun sequence, the proteins below share one genomic window:
- the LOC143262927 gene encoding uncharacterized protein LOC143262927, which yields MAVQAMPAGKLETKMAESSAISPKDFHLEDAGAEKDRLKKQASFCVEIRPGAQNGQQVSQDGSQMKMQGLSVVQQSQVAPKMQSYSFQQAPQPVQSLGVFQAPQAYVVPQQSFVVPQQVVPQQVVPQQMMHQQVVPSVQTLQIIQPSQPCPQESKVQIVERRVEVPAPTPVPEVVTVKPQPQPERIVEPQTQVIETIKLVPVPPVCKDKLVVVPSKPMVVVPEPTIVKVPHCTHQSEGMTCNCNQQAIRAAAVGPVDHMHHMHMRAHTHPMHLGKMMTDFRFLKDPKA from the exons ATGGCAGTGCAAGCAATGCCAGCTGGCAAACTGGAGACCAAGATGGCCGAATCCTCGGCGATCAGTCCCAAGGATTTCCATTTGGAGGATGCGGGTGCTGAGAAGGACAGGCTGAAGAAGCAGGCGTCCTTCTGCGTGGAGATCCGTCCAGGTGCTCAAAATGGACAGCAGGTGTCTCAGGATGGGTCGCAGATGAAAATGCAGGGCCTGAGCGTGGTGCAACAATCGCAGGTGGCGCCAAAGATGCAGAGTTACAGCTTCCAGCAGGCCCCGCAGCCTGTGCAGTCTCTGGGAGTCTTCCAGGCTCCTCAG GCATACGTGGTGCCCCAGCAGTCGTTCGTGGTTCCCCAGCAGGTGGTGCCCCAACAGGTGGTTCCCCAGCAGATGATGCACCAGCAGGTGGTCCCTTCGGTGCAGACTCTGCAGATCATCCAGCCATCTCAACCTTGCCCTCAGGAGTCGAAGGTGCAGATCGTAGAAAGGAGAGTCGAGGTCCCAGCACCGACTCCAGTCCCCGAAGTGGTCACTGTAAAGCCCCAGCCCCAGCCCGAGAGGATCGTGGAACCGCAGACTCAGGTGATCGAGACCATTAAGCTGGTCCCAGTGCCCCCAGTTTGCAAGGATAAACTGGTTGTCGTGCCCTCCAAGCCCATGGTGGTCGTTCCTGAGCCAACTATCGTCAAGGTGCCTCATTGCACTCATCAAAGCGAAGGGATGACCTGCAACTGCAATCAACAGGCGATAAGGGCTGCCGCCGTAGGACCTGTTGATCACATGCATCACATGCACATGAGGGCTCATACTCATCCCATGCACCTTGGCAAGATGATGACTGACTTTCGTTTCCTCAAGGACCCAAAAGCTTAG